A genome region from Methylohalobius crimeensis 10Ki includes the following:
- the prmB gene encoding 50S ribosomal protein L3 N(5)-glutamine methyltransferase: MPVLSEAFDSHMTQATLDQLQTVRDFIRWGASRFNQAGLIFGHGTDNALDEAASLILHTLHLPYDLPDFYLEARLVAEEKRAVAAVIERRIETRNPAAYLTREAFLCGLKFYVDERVLVPRSPIGELLEGRFSPWLDGVAVERVLDLCTGSGCIAICCAHAFPDAQVDAVDISPDALDVAKINIRRHGMEGRVRPIQSDLFEQISGRYALIVSNPPYVSRPEWEAAAPEFKAEPKLGLESGPEGLDCVIRILEKAADHLTDDGILVVEVGNSAEALRRRYPQVPFLWMEFERGGEGVFLLTAEDLRRHHFSR; encoded by the coding sequence ATGCCAGTTTTATCCGAAGCCTTCGATTCCCACATGACTCAGGCCACCTTAGATCAACTCCAAACAGTCCGCGATTTTATCCGTTGGGGTGCCAGCCGCTTCAACCAGGCGGGGCTGATTTTCGGCCACGGTACCGACAACGCGCTTGACGAGGCCGCTTCCCTGATCCTCCATACTTTGCATCTGCCTTACGATCTGCCCGACTTCTACCTGGAAGCGCGGTTGGTGGCGGAAGAAAAGCGCGCCGTGGCGGCCGTTATCGAGCGCCGCATCGAGACCCGGAACCCCGCCGCTTATTTGACCCGCGAGGCGTTTCTTTGCGGTTTGAAGTTTTATGTGGATGAACGTGTGTTGGTGCCCCGGTCGCCCATCGGGGAGCTGCTCGAAGGCCGGTTTTCCCCTTGGCTGGACGGGGTGGCAGTCGAACGCGTTTTGGATCTGTGCACCGGATCGGGCTGCATCGCGATTTGCTGTGCCCACGCCTTCCCCGACGCGCAGGTGGATGCGGTGGATATTTCTCCGGACGCCCTGGACGTGGCGAAGATCAATATTCGTCGTCACGGCATGGAAGGGCGGGTGCGGCCGATTCAGTCGGATTTGTTCGAACAGATATCCGGCCGGTATGCTTTGATCGTCAGCAATCCGCCTTACGTGAGTCGTCCGGAATGGGAGGCCGCGGCGCCCGAATTTAAGGCCGAGCCGAAGCTGGGGCTGGAAAGCGGTCCCGAGGGGCTCGATTGTGTGATCCGAATCTTGGAAAAAGCCGCCGATCATCTCACCGACGACGGTATTTTGGTGGTGGAAGTGGGTAATAGCGCCGAGGCGCTGCGCCGCCGTTACCCTCAGGTGCCGTTTCTGTGGATGGAGTTCGAACGGGGCGGCGAGGGCGTTTTCCTGCTCACCGCGGAAGACCTGCGCCGCCATCATTTTTCACGGTAG
- the aroC gene encoding chorismate synthase: protein MSGNTFGKLFTLTTFGESHGPALGAVVDGCPPGLPLCEADLQRDLDRRRPGKSRHTTQRREPDQVKILSGVFEGKTTGTPIGLAIENVDQRSKDYSEIATRFRPGHADYVYVQKYGLRDYRGGGRSSARETAMRVAAGAIAKKYLRERLGVEVRGYLSQLGPIELDMVSWDGVEENPFFCPDPAKVPELERFMDALRKSGDSAGAKITVVATGVPPGLGEPIFDRLDAELAHALMSINAVKGVEIGDGFQCVTAKGTEFRDEMSPEGFLSNHAGGILGGISSGQDVVAHIALKPTSSLRLPGRSVDIHGQPVEVVTKGRHDPCVGIRATPIAEAMMAIVLMDQYLRHRAQNGDVTPPLEPIPSAPA, encoded by the coding sequence ATGTCTGGCAATACCTTCGGCAAACTGTTTACCCTCACGACTTTCGGCGAAAGCCATGGCCCGGCACTAGGGGCGGTGGTGGACGGCTGTCCGCCCGGCCTGCCTTTGTGCGAAGCCGATCTTCAGCGGGATCTGGACCGCCGCCGACCGGGCAAGTCGCGGCATACCACTCAGCGCCGCGAGCCGGATCAGGTCAAAATTCTGTCCGGGGTGTTCGAGGGCAAAACCACCGGCACCCCCATCGGTCTGGCGATCGAAAACGTGGATCAGCGTTCCAAGGATTATTCCGAGATCGCCACCCGCTTCCGGCCGGGCCATGCCGACTATGTCTATGTCCAAAAATACGGCCTTAGGGATTATCGCGGCGGAGGGCGCTCCAGCGCCCGCGAAACCGCCATGCGGGTGGCGGCGGGCGCGATCGCGAAAAAATACCTTCGCGAGCGATTGGGGGTGGAAGTCCGGGGTTACCTCTCCCAGTTGGGGCCCATCGAGCTGGACATGGTTTCTTGGGATGGGGTGGAGGAAAACCCGTTTTTCTGTCCCGACCCGGCCAAGGTGCCGGAGCTGGAGCGGTTCATGGACGCCTTGCGCAAATCCGGCGATTCGGCCGGCGCCAAGATCACGGTGGTGGCCACCGGCGTGCCGCCGGGTCTCGGCGAGCCCATCTTTGACCGTCTGGACGCGGAACTGGCCCACGCCTTGATGAGCATCAACGCGGTCAAGGGCGTGGAGATCGGCGACGGTTTCCAATGCGTGACCGCCAAGGGGACCGAATTTCGCGATGAAATGTCCCCGGAGGGATTTTTGAGCAACCACGCCGGCGGCATTTTGGGCGGCATCTCCTCGGGTCAGGACGTGGTCGCCCACATCGCCCTCAAACCCACCTCCAGCTTGCGCCTGCCGGGGCGCAGCGTGGATATTCACGGCCAACCGGTGGAAGTGGTGACCAAAGGCCGCCACGATCCTTGCGTGGGGATTCGGGCGACGCCCATCGCCGAAGCGATGATGGCGATCGTCCTGATGGATCAGTATTTGCGCCACCGGGCTCAGAATGGGGATGTGACGCCGCCGCTCGAGCCGATTCCGTCCGCCCCCGCTTGA
- the fabB gene encoding beta-ketoacyl-ACP synthase I: MKRVVVTGMGVVSSIGNNKEEVCSSLREGKSGIESSEEYRTLGLRSHVYGPIRLDPAERIDRKIYRFMGDGAAYNYIAMQEAIADAGLSEAEVSDERTGIVMGSGGPSTKDIVEAADILRERGIKKVGPYRVPRVMSSTHSACLATPFKIKGVNYSISSACSTSAHCIGHGVELIQMGKQKRIFAGGGEMVHWTLTLTFDAMGALSSKYNDRPRAASRAYDADRDGFVISGGAGVVVLEDLETALARGAKIYAEVVGYGATSDGYDMVQPSGEGAVRCMRQALATVDDKVDYINAHGTSTPVGDIRELEALKEMFGEDIPPVSSTKSLTGHALGGAGVMETIYSLLMMENRFIAASANIERLDPGAEGFPIVRERIDDAPLNTVMTNSFGFGGTNATLILKRYS; this comes from the coding sequence ATGAAACGGGTAGTGGTCACCGGTATGGGGGTCGTTTCCAGTATCGGTAACAACAAAGAAGAGGTGTGCTCGTCATTGCGCGAGGGCAAAAGCGGGATCGAATCCTCGGAAGAATACCGGACCCTGGGTCTGCGTAGCCATGTTTACGGCCCGATTCGGCTCGATCCGGCCGAGCGGATCGATCGTAAAATTTACCGTTTCATGGGGGATGGCGCGGCTTACAACTATATCGCCATGCAAGAGGCGATCGCCGACGCCGGTTTAAGCGAGGCCGAAGTGTCCGACGAGCGTACCGGCATCGTGATGGGTTCCGGCGGGCCGTCGACCAAGGACATCGTCGAGGCGGCCGATATTCTGCGGGAACGCGGGATCAAGAAAGTCGGTCCCTATCGAGTGCCGCGAGTGATGTCGAGCACCCATTCCGCCTGCTTGGCGACGCCGTTCAAGATCAAAGGGGTCAATTACTCCATCAGTTCGGCCTGTTCCACCAGCGCGCATTGCATCGGTCACGGGGTCGAATTGATTCAAATGGGCAAGCAGAAGCGGATATTCGCCGGCGGCGGCGAGATGGTGCACTGGACCCTGACTTTGACCTTCGACGCCATGGGGGCCTTGTCCAGCAAATACAACGATCGTCCCCGGGCGGCCTCGCGCGCCTATGATGCGGATCGCGACGGATTCGTGATCTCCGGCGGTGCCGGGGTGGTGGTGCTGGAGGATCTGGAGACGGCCTTGGCCCGAGGCGCCAAGATTTACGCCGAAGTCGTCGGTTACGGCGCCACCTCCGACGGTTACGACATGGTTCAGCCTTCCGGCGAGGGCGCGGTGCGGTGCATGCGCCAGGCGCTGGCGACGGTTGACGACAAGGTCGATTACATCAACGCCCACGGGACTTCCACGCCGGTGGGAGACATTCGGGAATTGGAAGCGTTGAAGGAAATGTTCGGCGAGGATATTCCCCCGGTCAGTTCCACCAAATCCTTGACCGGCCACGCTTTGGGCGGTGCCGGGGTGATGGAGACGATCTATTCCCTCCTGATGATGGAGAACCGCTTCATCGCGGCCTCGGCCAACATCGAGCGTCTCGATCCGGGCGCCGAAGGATTCCCCATCGTCCGCGAGCGGATCGACGACGCGCCCTTGAATACGGTCATGACCAACAGTTTCGGTTTCGGCGGCACCAACGCCACCTTGATACTCAAGCGCTATTCCTGA
- a CDS encoding MFS transporter: protein MSDTPAFSKSVQSVPYRRLGAFYFFYFASLGALLPYWGLYLQSRGLSAHQIGMVMALLSATKVAAPNVLGWIADYTGRPVAWVRIACLLAAVLFLPLLRVSAYGEILVVTLAFGVCWSAALSQFEAVTLAHLGGAAHRYPWIRLWGSVGFIVAVLSLGMGMDRLGVDYLPRVLAVLLGLIWLSVQFVPDPAKKVLASDDRTPWRQLLWQRPVIAFLLAVFLVQAAHGPYYVFYSIYLEAHGYSGLVIGVLWSLGVVAEIVLFITFPFLVRWISLRGLWLAAMLLGTVRWLTIGFGVARLEVLLAAQLLHAATFAVNHAVAMQLLRHYFGTRHQGKGQALYSSLSFGLGSMVGSYLAGAYWQAVGAQWVYGAAAAASLLAFLVAWLGSGRQEALSQ from the coding sequence GTGAGTGACACCCCCGCTTTTTCCAAATCCGTCCAGTCCGTTCCCTACCGGCGCTTGGGGGCATTTTATTTCTTCTATTTCGCCAGCCTGGGAGCGCTCTTGCCGTATTGGGGGTTGTACCTTCAATCCAGGGGGTTGAGCGCCCACCAAATCGGTATGGTGATGGCGCTCTTATCGGCCACCAAGGTGGCGGCGCCCAATGTTCTCGGCTGGATCGCCGATTATACGGGACGCCCTGTGGCCTGGGTCCGGATTGCGTGTCTTTTGGCGGCCGTCCTGTTTCTACCGCTCTTGCGGGTATCCGCCTATGGCGAAATTCTGGTGGTGACCTTGGCCTTCGGGGTGTGTTGGAGTGCGGCCTTGTCCCAGTTCGAAGCGGTGACCTTGGCTCACCTGGGGGGAGCGGCCCATCGATATCCCTGGATTCGGCTGTGGGGGTCGGTCGGTTTTATCGTTGCGGTATTAAGTTTAGGCATGGGGATGGACCGGTTGGGAGTGGATTATCTGCCTCGGGTATTGGCCGTTCTGCTGGGGTTGATCTGGCTGAGCGTTCAGTTTGTGCCCGACCCGGCCAAAAAAGTGCTCGCTTCCGATGATCGCACTCCCTGGCGGCAATTGTTGTGGCAGCGCCCCGTGATCGCTTTCCTGCTGGCGGTATTTCTGGTTCAGGCCGCCCACGGACCTTACTACGTGTTTTATTCGATTTACTTGGAGGCGCACGGCTATTCCGGTCTGGTGATCGGTGTTCTGTGGAGCCTCGGGGTCGTGGCCGAGATCGTCCTGTTTATCACCTTTCCGTTTCTGGTTCGGTGGATCTCTTTGCGGGGGTTGTGGTTGGCAGCGATGCTGCTGGGGACGGTGCGTTGGCTGACCATCGGCTTCGGCGTGGCGCGGTTGGAAGTATTGCTGGCGGCCCAACTGCTGCATGCGGCCACTTTTGCCGTCAACCACGCCGTAGCGATGCAGCTGTTGCGACACTATTTCGGTACTCGCCACCAAGGCAAGGGGCAGGCGCTGTATAGCAGTCTCAGCTTCGGTTTGGGTAGCATGGTGGGAAGTTATTTGGCCGGCGCCTACTGGCAGGCGGTCGGGGCCCAGTGGGTGTATGGTGCCGCCGCGGCCGCCAGTTTGTTGGCTTTTTTGGTCGCCTGGCTGGGGAGCGGGCGTCAGGAGGCGTTGAGCCAATAG
- the fabA gene encoding 3-hydroxyacyl-[acyl-carrier-protein] dehydratase FabA, whose translation MQNKNSYTYEDLLECGHGRLFGPGNARLPLPPMLMFDRIAHISDAGGRYGKGEIVAELDIDPDLWFFQCHFEEDPVMPGCLGLDAMWQLIGFFLGWMGAPGRGRALGSGEVKFRGQVLPTHQKIVYRVDLKRVMLRKLVMGIADARLECDGRTIYEASDLRVGLFTSTDSF comes from the coding sequence ATGCAGAATAAAAATAGTTACACATACGAAGATCTGCTCGAGTGTGGGCATGGGAGGCTATTCGGACCGGGGAACGCGCGGCTGCCCCTGCCGCCTATGTTGATGTTCGACCGGATTGCGCATATCAGCGATGCGGGGGGACGCTATGGAAAAGGCGAAATTGTCGCAGAGTTGGACATTGATCCGGATCTATGGTTTTTTCAATGTCATTTCGAGGAAGATCCGGTCATGCCGGGATGTCTCGGGCTCGATGCCATGTGGCAGTTGATCGGTTTTTTCTTGGGCTGGATGGGAGCGCCGGGGCGAGGCCGGGCGTTGGGTTCAGGCGAGGTCAAATTCCGCGGTCAAGTGCTGCCCACCCATCAGAAAATCGTCTATCGAGTCGATTTGAAACGGGTGATGCTGCGTAAATTGGTAATGGGAATCGCCGATGCTCGATTGGAGTGCGACGGTCGGACCATTTACGAGGCGAGCGATTTGCGGGTCGGCTTGTTCACCTCGACGGATTCCTTTTAA
- the nhaD gene encoding sodium:proton antiporter NhaD produces MRNFLSGLVCFIFPTIAWAREAAAFQPLNLTDNPLAIACLGLFALAYLLVMLEEVIDLHKSKPILLAAALMWVLISLLNRKLDIPPDQARRILRAELVEYTELFLFLLVSTTYVNVLDERNLFKKLCAWLSQRNLNYRQLFWTMGILTFFLSTVVNNLTTVLIVSTVVIIIGRDDPRFITLTCLSSVIASNAGGSFSPFGDITTLMVWQDHKVDFVQFFPLFLPALVNFIIPTLCLHFAIPRGCPLPPEHFTIQLKQGAITILLLFFLTIVIAVLYERIFDLPAYLGMMMGLVFLMFYAYRLRRSKPEKSFDIFHQVRDVEWDTLLFFFGVVFAVGGLRYLGFLTLASHTIYAGMGPTHANILAGLLSAVVDNVPVMLAILHMEPSMNLYQWQLITLTAGVGGSLLAVGSAAGVAMLGQARGYYTSLAHLRWAPVIAVGYAASIAVHYWLNAS; encoded by the coding sequence ATGCGCAACTTTCTGTCCGGCCTGGTATGTTTTATTTTCCCGACAATCGCCTGGGCCAGGGAGGCGGCCGCCTTTCAACCACTCAACCTGACCGACAACCCGCTCGCCATCGCCTGCCTCGGATTGTTCGCACTCGCCTATCTCCTGGTAATGCTGGAGGAGGTCATCGACCTCCATAAATCCAAGCCGATTTTGCTCGCCGCCGCTCTGATGTGGGTTCTGATTTCCCTCTTGAACCGAAAGCTGGATATCCCCCCCGACCAGGCCCGACGAATACTGCGGGCGGAATTGGTGGAATACACCGAATTGTTTCTCTTCCTACTGGTATCCACCACCTATGTCAATGTATTGGACGAACGCAATCTTTTCAAAAAATTATGCGCCTGGCTCAGTCAACGCAATCTCAACTATCGTCAGTTGTTCTGGACCATGGGCATCCTCACTTTCTTCCTGTCGACGGTGGTCAACAACCTGACCACCGTACTGATTGTCAGCACGGTGGTGATCATCATCGGACGCGACGACCCCCGCTTCATCACCCTCACCTGTCTGAGTTCGGTCATCGCTTCCAATGCCGGCGGTTCCTTCAGCCCCTTCGGCGACATCACCACCCTGATGGTCTGGCAGGACCATAAAGTGGATTTCGTTCAGTTTTTTCCGCTGTTTTTACCGGCGCTGGTCAATTTCATAATTCCCACCTTATGCCTGCATTTCGCCATTCCGAGAGGATGCCCCCTCCCTCCGGAGCACTTCACGATCCAACTCAAACAGGGCGCCATCACTATTTTATTGTTATTTTTTCTGACCATCGTCATCGCCGTCCTCTACGAGCGCATCTTCGATCTTCCCGCCTATCTCGGCATGATGATGGGTTTGGTCTTTTTAATGTTCTACGCCTACCGCTTGAGGCGCTCGAAACCCGAGAAAAGCTTCGATATTTTCCACCAAGTACGGGATGTGGAATGGGATACTTTGTTATTTTTCTTCGGTGTCGTGTTTGCGGTGGGCGGACTACGCTATTTAGGTTTCTTGACGCTTGCCTCGCATACGATCTATGCGGGGATGGGACCGACCCATGCCAACATATTGGCCGGTTTACTGTCGGCGGTGGTGGACAACGTACCGGTGATGCTGGCGATATTGCACATGGAACCCTCCATGAATCTGTATCAATGGCAACTGATCACCCTGACTGCCGGCGTCGGCGGTTCACTGCTGGCGGTGGGCTCGGCGGCGGGCGTGGCGATGCTGGGCCAGGCACGCGGTTATTACACCTCCCTGGCCCATTTGCGCTGGGCGCCGGTGATCGCGGTGGGGTATGCCGCCAGCATCGCGGTGCACTATTGGCTCAACGCCTCCTGA
- a CDS encoding transglycosylase SLT domain-containing protein, with protein sequence MGQGFFSLLHRVGVGCIFLLWGAASAVGSETRDIEQQRRWFAAAERALENGDRDRFESMLTRLGDYPLKPYLRYRDYLDHPEDVEAVGEFLRRFADTRYARPLRIRLLKFLAAQARWRDYLRFYRDLENTELQCHYGKALYELGNRRGAWRTARRLWLVGRSQPKACDPLFEAWRGAGQLQSKLVWRRFSLALENDKLRLARYLIRFLPDEAQRDRAKRWLAGTRRPQGLLCGDWSEFSKRDGRLIVHAIKRLARTDLEAAMALWNRRQASDRLSRRQHALGLRHIGLRLAWRHDPRAWAWLTQIPDAFSDETVRTWRVRAALRNQDWPKVTQAIARLLADERSQDQWLYWQARALEALRGDDVARPLLEKVAREADLYGFLAADRLQRPYAIDHHPVDVSAEAMERFSENRTVRAIVELSALDRYWDARREWWYLLNHADRQQLLATAVLARRLGWSQMAIFALGRAEHWDDLEIRFPLRFLDQVRKYASVRELNPAYVYGIIRQESAFDDHAASPAGARGLMQLMPYTARRVARRLHERWRSSRVLLNADTNVRYGTAYFKSVLERFDNHFVLATAAYNAGPHRVERWLPRSEVDADIWVETIPFRETRGYVRRVLSYAMIYQQRLGGVTRRLEKYARPVPVGEGASKKSPTKLACTRSG encoded by the coding sequence ATGGGACAAGGTTTTTTTTCCTTGTTACACCGAGTCGGGGTCGGCTGCATTTTTCTGCTATGGGGAGCGGCGTCGGCGGTTGGATCGGAAACCCGGGACATCGAGCAGCAGCGTCGCTGGTTCGCCGCCGCGGAACGCGCCCTCGAAAACGGCGATCGGGATCGGTTCGAATCGATGCTGACCAGGCTCGGCGATTATCCCCTCAAGCCCTATCTGAGATACCGCGATTACCTCGATCACCCCGAAGACGTGGAAGCGGTCGGTGAATTTCTGCGCCGCTTCGCCGATACCCGTTACGCTCGGCCCTTACGAATTCGGCTGCTGAAGTTCTTGGCCGCCCAAGCGCGCTGGCGTGACTATTTGCGGTTTTATCGAGATTTGGAAAATACCGAGCTGCAATGCCATTATGGCAAAGCGCTCTACGAATTGGGCAATCGCAGAGGCGCCTGGCGCACCGCCCGGCGTTTATGGCTGGTGGGTCGCTCCCAGCCCAAGGCCTGCGATCCTCTGTTCGAGGCCTGGCGCGGCGCCGGTCAATTGCAATCGAAATTGGTTTGGCGGCGGTTTAGCCTGGCCCTGGAGAACGATAAACTCCGCCTGGCTCGTTATCTGATTCGCTTCCTGCCCGACGAAGCCCAGCGAGACCGGGCAAAGCGTTGGCTGGCAGGAACGCGTCGACCGCAAGGGCTGCTCTGCGGCGATTGGTCCGAATTTTCAAAGCGCGACGGGCGCTTGATCGTACATGCCATCAAGCGCCTCGCACGTACGGATCTGGAGGCGGCCATGGCACTCTGGAACCGGCGCCAAGCCTCGGACCGTCTTTCTCGGCGCCAGCATGCTTTGGGGTTGCGGCACATTGGACTGCGTTTGGCCTGGCGTCACGATCCCCGGGCTTGGGCATGGTTGACTCAAATCCCGGATGCTTTTTCCGACGAGACGGTACGTACCTGGCGGGTGCGCGCCGCACTGCGGAATCAGGACTGGCCCAAAGTGACGCAAGCGATTGCGCGTTTGCTCGCCGATGAGCGATCCCAAGATCAATGGCTTTATTGGCAAGCCCGGGCTCTAGAGGCCTTGCGGGGAGACGATGTCGCCCGGCCATTGCTGGAGAAAGTGGCCCGGGAAGCCGACTTGTACGGTTTTTTGGCCGCCGATCGTTTGCAGCGGCCGTATGCCATCGACCATCATCCCGTGGATGTCTCCGCCGAAGCGATGGAGAGATTTTCCGAAAATCGCACGGTACGGGCGATCGTAGAGCTTTCCGCCCTCGATCGCTACTGGGATGCGCGGCGCGAATGGTGGTATCTGTTGAATCACGCCGATCGTCAGCAGCTTTTGGCAACAGCCGTTCTGGCCCGGCGTTTGGGCTGGTCCCAGATGGCCATTTTCGCCCTGGGGCGAGCCGAGCATTGGGACGATCTCGAGATTCGCTTCCCCCTTCGATTCCTCGACCAGGTACGCAAATACGCTTCCGTCCGGGAACTGAATCCGGCCTATGTCTATGGCATCATTCGCCAGGAAAGCGCCTTTGACGACCACGCCGCATCGCCTGCGGGCGCCCGCGGTTTGATGCAGTTGATGCCCTACACCGCCCGCCGGGTGGCGCGACGGCTGCACGAGCGTTGGCGTTCGTCCCGCGTGTTATTGAATGCCGACACCAATGTGCGTTACGGAACGGCTTATTTCAAATCCGTGCTAGAGCGATTCGACAATCATTTCGTGCTTGCCACCGCCGCCTACAATGCCGGTCCGCATCGGGTCGAGCGCTGGCTGCCCCGGTCCGAAGTCGACGCCGATATCTGGGTCGAAACCATCCCGTTTCGGGAAACCCGCGGTTATGTGCGTCGCGTTCTGAGTTATGCCATGATTTACCAACAGCGTCTGGGTGGCGTCACCCGACGTCTTGAAAAATATGCCCGCCCCGTGCCGGTCGGTGAGGGGGCTTCCAAAAAATCCCCCACCAAGCTGGCTTGCACTCGATCGGGTTAA
- a CDS encoding MATE family efflux transporter, protein MPARNHNLNRETWRLALPMILSNLSTPLLGMVDTAVVGHLDRSYYLGAVALGGTIFSFLYWGFGFLRMGTTGLTAQAMGNESPCEIGAILGRALILAGILSAILIGLKNPAAMFAFHLLEASPEAEAYAQQYFSIRIFSAPATLANYACIGWFIGLQNTRIPLLITLTVNLVNIVLDCFFVWGMHWNVAGVAAASVAAEYSGLLLAGIFIVRRWRTIPRPNWKGIFHWQALGRMFNVNANLFVRTLLLIFGFAFFTAQSAKLGDVVLAANTILLNLQSFMAYTLDGFAHAAEALTGRALGRRSLPLLRSAIATSCSWSFLFSLAFSLTYALTGEWIIRLLTSLEPVRHTAVYYLWWAILLPVISVWSFLFDGIFIGLTRAKEMRNAMLFSLLGVYLPLWWWLQNLGNQGLWIAFTGFLSARALSMGYYHLKIMAELKRQLALSQS, encoded by the coding sequence TTGCCTGCACGAAACCACAATTTGAATCGGGAAACTTGGCGCCTGGCGCTGCCCATGATTCTGTCCAATCTTTCCACCCCCTTATTGGGCATGGTGGACACGGCGGTCGTGGGTCACCTGGACCGGTCTTACTACCTTGGCGCCGTCGCCCTGGGAGGGACGATTTTCAGCTTTCTTTATTGGGGCTTCGGTTTCCTGCGCATGGGAACCACCGGCCTCACGGCTCAGGCGATGGGCAACGAGAGCCCCTGCGAAATCGGGGCGATTCTGGGCCGGGCGCTGATACTTGCCGGAATTCTGAGTGCTATCCTGATCGGCTTGAAAAATCCGGCGGCGATGTTCGCCTTTCATTTGCTGGAGGCGAGCCCGGAAGCGGAGGCATATGCTCAGCAGTATTTTTCCATCCGCATTTTCAGCGCACCGGCCACCTTGGCGAACTACGCCTGCATCGGTTGGTTTATTGGGCTTCAGAACACCCGCATCCCTCTTCTAATCACCCTGACGGTCAATCTGGTCAACATAGTTCTGGATTGCTTCTTCGTTTGGGGGATGCACTGGAACGTAGCCGGCGTGGCGGCCGCCTCCGTAGCGGCGGAATACAGCGGTCTTTTGCTGGCTGGAATTTTCATCGTCCGGCGCTGGCGCACCATCCCCCGTCCAAATTGGAAAGGAATCTTCCATTGGCAAGCGCTTGGACGCATGTTCAACGTCAACGCCAACCTTTTCGTGCGCACCCTGTTGCTTATTTTCGGCTTTGCCTTTTTCACCGCTCAGAGTGCCAAATTGGGCGATGTGGTTCTGGCGGCCAACACCATTTTGCTCAACTTGCAAAGCTTCATGGCCTATACCCTGGACGGTTTCGCCCACGCCGCCGAAGCCTTGACGGGCCGAGCTTTGGGACGCCGCAGCCTCCCTTTGTTACGATCCGCCATCGCCACGTCCTGCAGCTGGTCTTTCCTGTTTTCCCTCGCCTTCAGTCTCACCTATGCCTTGACCGGAGAATGGATCATTCGACTATTGACCTCGCTGGAACCGGTCAGGCACACAGCCGTCTACTACCTGTGGTGGGCGATCCTGCTGCCCGTCATATCCGTCTGGAGCTTTTTATTCGACGGCATCTTCATCGGCCTGACTCGAGCCAAGGAAATGCGAAACGCCATGCTGTTCAGTTTGCTTGGCGTGTATCTTCCCCTCTGGTGGTGGCTGCAAAACTTGGGCAATCAAGGGCTGTGGATCGCGTTTACCGGCTTTTTGAGCGCGCGTGCTTTGAGCATGGGCTATTATCACCTCAAAATCATGGCCGAACTTAAGCGGCAACTCGCCTTGTCCCAATCATGA